A single region of the Streptomyces sp. NBC_01262 genome encodes:
- a CDS encoding xanthine dehydrogenase family protein molybdopterin-binding subunit codes for MTGPDAATATPTVGAPTQSGAAESVAPHGLGVSLPPTDGLAKAQGTYPYAADLWAEGLLWAAVLRSPHPHARILSVDTTEAAAMPGVRAVVTHEDVPGDATHGRRVADRPVFAKDTVRHHGEAIAAVAADHPDTARLAAAAVHVEYEILEPITDPEKAFSAEPLHPDGNLIRHIPLRFGNPDAVGEVIVEGLYRVGRQDPAPIGAEAGLAVPRPDGGVELYVASTDPHTDRDLAAACFGLETDRVKVVVTGVPGAMGDREDSGVQIPLGLLALKTGCPVKFVATREESFLSHSHRHPTLLRYRHHADAEGRLVKVEAQVLLDAGAYADTSSDALAAAVAFAAGPYVVPHVFVEGWAVRTNNPPSGHVRGEGAMQVCAAYEGQMDKLAAKLGLDPAEIRMRNVMATGDLLPTGQSVTCPAPVGELLKAVRDADLPPLPVDDDESLWLLPGGPEGAGEPGAVRRGVGYALGMVHMLGAEGTDEVSTATVRIHDGQATVICAAVETGQGFTTLARQIVQEVLGVEEVRVLPSDTDQPPAGASARGRHTWVSGGAVERAAKMVRTQLLQPLAGKFGMSVELLTIADGKITSYDGVLSTTVEEELAGKELWATAQCRPHPTDALDDTGQGDAFVSLVFCAVRAVVDVDIELGAVRVVEMAVAQDVGRVLNPKQLAARIEAGVTQGVGMALMEDLRAPRGIIKRPNLTGYALPTALDAPDVRIIKLVEERDVVAPFGAKAVSAAPVVTSPAAVAAAVRAATGRPVSRLPIRPQHAVAKPQQG; via the coding sequence ATGACCGGCCCCGACGCGGCGACCGCGACGCCAACCGTGGGCGCCCCCACCCAGTCCGGCGCCGCCGAGTCCGTGGCGCCGCACGGCCTGGGCGTGAGCCTGCCGCCGACCGACGGCCTGGCGAAGGCGCAGGGCACCTACCCGTACGCCGCCGACCTGTGGGCCGAGGGCCTGCTCTGGGCAGCCGTGCTCCGCTCGCCGCACCCCCACGCCCGCATCCTGTCCGTGGACACCACCGAGGCCGCGGCGATGCCCGGCGTGCGCGCCGTCGTCACGCACGAGGACGTGCCCGGGGACGCCACGCACGGCCGGCGGGTCGCCGACCGCCCGGTCTTCGCCAAGGACACCGTCCGCCACCACGGCGAGGCGATCGCCGCCGTGGCCGCCGACCACCCGGACACCGCCCGCCTCGCGGCGGCGGCCGTACACGTCGAGTACGAGATCCTCGAACCGATCACGGACCCGGAGAAGGCCTTCTCGGCCGAGCCGCTGCACCCCGACGGCAACCTGATCCGGCACATCCCGCTGCGCTTCGGCAACCCCGACGCGGTCGGCGAGGTCATCGTCGAGGGCCTGTACCGGGTCGGCCGGCAGGACCCGGCGCCGATAGGAGCGGAGGCCGGGCTCGCGGTCCCCAGACCCGACGGCGGCGTGGAGCTGTACGTGGCGTCCACCGACCCGCACACCGACCGCGACCTGGCGGCGGCGTGCTTCGGGCTGGAGACGGACCGGGTGAAGGTGGTCGTCACCGGCGTGCCCGGCGCGATGGGCGACCGCGAGGACTCGGGCGTGCAGATCCCGCTCGGCCTGCTGGCCCTGAAGACCGGCTGCCCGGTGAAGTTCGTGGCGACCCGCGAGGAGTCGTTCCTCAGTCACTCCCACCGCCACCCCACCCTGCTGCGCTACCGCCACCACGCCGACGCCGAGGGCCGCCTGGTCAAGGTCGAGGCCCAGGTCCTGCTGGACGCGGGCGCCTACGCCGACACCTCCTCCGACGCCCTCGCCGCCGCTGTCGCCTTCGCGGCCGGGCCCTATGTCGTCCCGCACGTCTTCGTCGAGGGCTGGGCGGTGCGCACCAACAACCCGCCGTCGGGCCATGTGCGCGGCGAGGGCGCGATGCAGGTCTGCGCGGCCTACGAGGGCCAGATGGACAAGCTCGCCGCCAAACTCGGCCTGGACCCGGCCGAGATCCGCATGCGCAACGTCATGGCCACCGGCGACCTGCTCCCCACCGGCCAGTCCGTCACCTGCCCGGCCCCCGTCGGCGAGCTCCTCAAGGCCGTACGCGACGCCGACCTGCCCCCGCTGCCGGTGGACGACGACGAGTCGCTCTGGCTGCTCCCCGGCGGCCCCGAGGGCGCGGGCGAGCCGGGCGCGGTCCGGCGCGGGGTCGGCTACGCGCTCGGCATGGTGCACATGCTCGGCGCAGAGGGCACCGACGAGGTGTCCACCGCCACCGTGCGCATCCACGACGGCCAGGCCACCGTCATCTGCGCCGCCGTCGAGACCGGCCAGGGCTTCACCACGCTGGCCCGCCAGATCGTCCAGGAGGTGCTCGGCGTCGAGGAGGTCCGCGTCCTGCCCTCCGACACCGACCAGCCCCCCGCCGGCGCCTCCGCCCGCGGCCGCCACACCTGGGTGTCGGGCGGCGCCGTCGAGCGCGCCGCCAAGATGGTCCGTACGCAGCTTCTCCAGCCGCTCGCCGGCAAGTTCGGCATGTCCGTCGAACTGCTCACCATCGCCGACGGCAAGATCACCTCCTACGACGGTGTGCTGTCCACCACCGTCGAGGAGGAGCTCGCCGGCAAGGAGCTCTGGGCCACCGCCCAGTGCCGCCCCCACCCCACCGACGCCCTCGACGACACCGGCCAGGGCGACGCCTTCGTCAGCCTCGTCTTCTGCGCCGTACGCGCCGTGGTCGACGTCGACATCGAGCTGGGCGCCGTGCGCGTGGTCGAAATGGCCGTCGCCCAGGATGTCGGCCGGGTCCTCAACCCCAAGCAGCTCGCCGCCCGCATCGAGGCCGGGGTCACCCAGGGCGTCGGCATGGCCCTCATGGAGGACCTGCGCGCGCCGCGCGGCATCATCAAGCGCCCCAACCTGACCGGCTACGCCCTGCCGACCGCCCTCGACGCCCCTGACGTCCGCATCATCAAGCTCGTCGAAGAGCGCGACGTCGTCGCCCCCTTCGGTGCCAAGGCCGTCAGCGCCGCCCCCGTCGTCACCTCCCCGGCCGCCGTGGCCGCCGCCGTCCGCGCCGCCACCGGCCGCCCGGTCAGCCGGCTGCCGATCCGGCCGCAGCACGCGGTGGCCAAGCCCCAGCAGGGGTGA
- a CDS encoding DUF6296 family protein, translated as MSHVKSYELTFPESGDTVVVTATERKGAGGHPVYSDTTGIIQAEISTQGEIRMLASGGHQSHELPSVHELP; from the coding sequence ATGTCGCACGTCAAGAGCTACGAGCTGACCTTCCCCGAGTCCGGCGACACCGTCGTCGTCACCGCGACCGAGCGCAAGGGCGCCGGAGGCCACCCCGTCTACTCCGACACCACCGGCATCATCCAGGCCGAGATCAGCACCCAGGGCGAGATCCGCATGCTCGCCAGCGGCGGCCACCAGAGCCACGAACTCCCGTCCGTTCATGAACTCCCATGA
- a CDS encoding alpha/beta fold hydrolase — protein MPHFTSYDGTEIAYRTLGEGPALVCLAGGPARDAAYLGDLGALDLSHRLVIPDSRGTGGTPPAQDPAAYAFTRLAQDVEALREHLGLDRFALLAHDAAAATAQAYAASYGELLTHLVLVTPGSRLQGELPDDAREIFQERAAEPWWPEAMVALHDLESAEDLDEVKTLLLRIAPMAYGRWDEPQQAHAASEAAQLHPVPRAGFWQGVDEPTRLALLERLHEVTCPVLVITGDRDAVSGMHAGKAVAESFPRGRWQPLHEVGHYPWVDEPELFRPVVEEFLAEERA, from the coding sequence ATGCCGCACTTCACGTCGTACGACGGAACCGAGATCGCCTACCGGACCCTGGGCGAGGGCCCCGCCCTGGTGTGCCTGGCCGGGGGCCCGGCGCGGGACGCCGCCTATCTGGGGGATCTGGGCGCCCTGGACCTGTCCCACCGGCTGGTGATCCCGGACAGCAGGGGGACGGGCGGCACCCCGCCCGCGCAGGACCCGGCGGCCTACGCGTTCACGCGGCTCGCGCAGGACGTGGAAGCGCTGCGCGAGCACCTCGGCCTCGATCGCTTCGCGCTGCTCGCGCATGACGCGGCGGCGGCGACCGCGCAGGCGTACGCAGCCTCGTACGGCGAGCTGCTCACCCACCTGGTCCTGGTCACCCCCGGCTCGCGCCTGCAGGGCGAGCTGCCCGACGACGCCCGGGAGATCTTCCAGGAGCGGGCCGCCGAGCCGTGGTGGCCGGAGGCCATGGTCGCGCTGCACGACCTGGAGAGCGCGGAGGACCTCGACGAGGTCAAGACCCTCCTCCTGCGCATCGCGCCCATGGCCTACGGCCGCTGGGACGAACCCCAGCAGGCCCATGCCGCCTCCGAGGCCGCCCAGCTCCACCCCGTCCCCCGCGCCGGCTTCTGGCAGGGCGTGGACGAGCCGACCCGCCTGGCCCTCCTGGAGCGGCTGCACGAGGTGACCTGCCCCGTACTGGTCATCACCGGCGACCGCGACGCCGTCAGCGGCATGCACGCGGGCAAGGCCGTCGCGGAGTCCTTCCCCAGGGGCCGCTGGCAGCCGCTGCACGAGGTCGGTCACTATCCGTGGGTCGACGAACCCGAACTGTTCCGGCCCGTGGTGGAAGAATTCCTCGCCGAGGAACGGGCATAA
- a CDS encoding MFS transporter, protein MTAAEPQTDLPLPAPVRPPADDATATVWTRPYRALTVGMVSVVLLIAFEATAVGTAMPVAARELDGLSLYAFAFSGYFTTSLFSMVLSGQWADRSGPLQPLVAGIGGFAAGLVICGTAQSMWPFVLGRAVQGLGGGLVIVALYVVAGRAYPERLGPTVMAAFAAAWVVPSIVGPLVSGTVTEHLGWRWVFLAIPVLVVVPLLTALPALRRATGGGDGAPLDRRRVLLAGGIALGAALLQYAGQDLRRSALAPAVLGAALLVPCALRLLPPGTFRAARGLPSVVLLRGVAAGTFIGAESFIPLMLVTQRHLSPTLAGLSLAGAGVTWALGSYLQSRPRFEPHRYRLAVLGMLLSALALTGPALTLLPGAPAYAAAISWAVGGLGIGLVIASLGVLLLRLSPPEEAGANSAALQVSDALFNLVLISAAGTVFAALGGAGHAGAFVAVFVPMVGLALVGAWVASRLRPTAG, encoded by the coding sequence GTGACAGCCGCAGAACCGCAGACCGACCTGCCTCTTCCCGCGCCCGTGCGCCCGCCGGCCGACGACGCCACGGCGACCGTATGGACGCGCCCGTACCGCGCTCTCACCGTCGGCATGGTCTCCGTCGTCCTGCTCATCGCCTTCGAGGCGACGGCGGTCGGCACCGCGATGCCGGTCGCGGCCCGCGAGCTCGACGGGCTGTCGCTGTACGCGTTCGCCTTCTCCGGCTACTTCACGACCTCGCTGTTCTCCATGGTCCTCAGCGGCCAGTGGGCCGACCGCAGCGGCCCGCTCCAGCCGCTCGTGGCCGGCATCGGCGGCTTCGCCGCCGGGCTCGTCATCTGCGGCACCGCCCAGTCCATGTGGCCCTTCGTCCTCGGCCGCGCCGTCCAGGGCCTGGGCGGCGGCCTGGTCATCGTCGCCCTGTACGTCGTCGCCGGCCGGGCCTACCCGGAGCGGCTCGGGCCGACCGTGATGGCCGCCTTCGCCGCCGCCTGGGTCGTGCCGTCGATCGTCGGCCCCCTGGTGTCCGGGACGGTCACCGAGCACCTCGGCTGGCGCTGGGTGTTCCTCGCGATACCCGTGCTCGTCGTCGTACCGCTGCTCACCGCGCTGCCCGCCCTGCGCCGGGCGACCGGCGGCGGCGACGGGGCCCCGCTCGACCGCCGCCGGGTGCTGCTCGCGGGCGGCATCGCGCTGGGCGCGGCGCTGCTCCAGTACGCGGGCCAGGACCTGCGCCGGTCCGCGCTGGCGCCCGCCGTGCTGGGCGCCGCCCTGCTGGTGCCGTGCGCTCTGCGGCTGCTGCCGCCCGGCACGTTCCGCGCGGCGCGCGGACTGCCGTCCGTGGTGCTGCTGCGCGGGGTCGCCGCGGGCACCTTCATCGGGGCCGAGAGCTTCATCCCGCTGATGCTCGTCACCCAGCGCCACCTCTCCCCGACGCTGGCCGGCCTCTCCCTCGCCGGCGCCGGCGTCACCTGGGCGCTGGGCTCCTACCTCCAGTCCCGCCCCCGCTTCGAACCCCACCGCTACCGCCTCGCCGTCCTCGGCATGCTCCTGTCGGCCCTCGCCCTCACCGGCCCCGCCCTCACCCTCCTCCCCGGCGCCCCCGCCTACGCCGCCGCCATCTCCTGGGCCGTAGGCGGCCTCGGCATCGGCCTGGTCATCGCCTCCCTCGGCGTCCTGCTCCTGCGCCTCTCCCCGCCCGAGGAGGCCGGCGCGAACTCCGCCGCGCTGCAGGTCAGCGACGCCCTCTTCAACCTCGTCCTGATCAGCGCCGCCGGCACGGTCTTCGCCGCGCTCGGCGGCGCGGGCCACGCCGGGGCGTTCGTCGCGGTCTTCGTACCGATGGTCGGGCTGGCCCTGGTGGGGGCCTGGGTGGCGTCGCGGCTGCGGCCCACGGCCGGTTAG
- a CDS encoding Arc family DNA-binding protein yields MPALNLRFTEEELDALRERAEAEGRSMQSIAHDAVVQAISQRSRLFEDAAAHVLKVSGELNRRLA; encoded by the coding sequence ATGCCTGCACTGAACCTGCGCTTCACCGAAGAGGAACTGGACGCCCTGCGCGAGCGCGCCGAGGCCGAGGGGCGCAGCATGCAGTCGATAGCGCACGATGCTGTCGTACAGGCGATCAGCCAACGTTCCCGGCTCTTCGAGGACGCGGCGGCTCACGTGCTCAAGGTGAGCGGCGAGCTCAACCGGAGGCTCGCTTGA
- a CDS encoding type II toxin-antitoxin system death-on-curing family toxin, producing the protein MTYYLTLPELLDLAQRLGADEVRDYGLLESALARPRATVFGQDAYPDVWQKAAALMESLARNHALVDGNKRIAWYATWVFLQINGHTLRADFDVDEAEAFVLAVCQGLLDVPKIAESLPRFGG; encoded by the coding sequence TTGACGTACTACCTGACGCTCCCTGAGCTGCTGGATCTGGCGCAGCGCCTGGGCGCGGACGAGGTGCGCGACTACGGCCTCCTGGAGTCGGCGCTGGCCCGTCCCCGGGCCACGGTCTTCGGCCAGGACGCCTACCCGGATGTGTGGCAGAAGGCCGCCGCGCTGATGGAGTCGCTGGCGCGCAACCACGCCCTGGTGGACGGCAACAAGCGCATCGCCTGGTACGCGACGTGGGTGTTCCTGCAGATCAACGGACACACGCTCCGCGCTGACTTCGATGTGGACGAGGCCGAAGCCTTCGTGCTGGCGGTGTGCCAGGGCCTGCTGGACGTCCCCAAGATCGCTGAATCACTGCCCCGCTTCGGCGGCTGA
- a CDS encoding DEAD/DEAH box helicase, translating into MTTTAASTSHHLSPAFPGRAPWGTANKLRAWQQGAIDRYVATQPRDFLAVATPGAGKTTFALTLASYLLHNHLIQQITVVAPTEHLKKQWAEAAARIGIKLDPEYSAGPVSREYHGVAVTYAGVGVRPMLHRNRCESRKTLVILDEIHHAGDSKSWGEACLEAFEPATRRLALTGTPFRSDTNPIPFVTYEEGNDGIRRSSADYTYGYGNALADGVVRPVIFLSYSGNMRWRTKAGDEIAARLGEPMTRDAIGQAWRTALAPTGDWIPNVLRAADQRLTEVRKGIPDAGALVIATDQDSARAYAKLIKEITGHKATVVLSDEAAASKKIEEFTDSDDRWMVAVRMVSEGVDVPRLAVGVYATTISTPLFFAQAVGRFVRSRRRGETASVFVPTIPMLLEFANEMEVERDHVLDKPKKDGGDEDIYAEEDKLLAEAEREQDEDTGEEQLPFEALESDAVFDRVLYDGAEFGMQAHPGSEEEQDYLGIPGLLEPDQVQMLLQKRQARQIAHSRKKPDEEADLLELPAERRPIVTHKQLLELRKQLNTLVAAYNHQSGKPHGVIHNELRRVCGGPPSAEATAGQLGERIKKIQEWATRMR; encoded by the coding sequence GTGACTACCACCGCCGCTTCCACCTCGCATCACCTCTCCCCGGCCTTCCCGGGACGCGCCCCCTGGGGCACGGCGAACAAGCTGCGTGCCTGGCAGCAGGGCGCGATCGACCGCTATGTCGCGACGCAGCCGCGCGACTTCCTGGCCGTGGCGACCCCGGGCGCCGGCAAGACGACGTTCGCGCTCACGCTCGCGTCGTACCTGCTGCACAACCACCTGATCCAGCAGATCACGGTGGTCGCACCGACCGAGCACCTGAAGAAGCAGTGGGCGGAGGCGGCCGCGCGGATAGGGATCAAGCTGGACCCGGAGTACAGCGCGGGCCCGGTGAGCCGGGAGTACCACGGGGTGGCGGTGACGTACGCGGGCGTGGGCGTACGCCCGATGCTGCACCGGAACCGGTGTGAGAGCCGCAAGACGCTGGTGATCCTGGACGAGATCCATCACGCGGGCGACAGCAAGTCGTGGGGCGAGGCGTGCCTGGAGGCGTTCGAGCCGGCGACCCGCAGGCTCGCGCTGACCGGCACCCCGTTCCGCTCGGACACCAACCCGATCCCCTTCGTGACGTACGAGGAAGGGAACGACGGGATCCGCCGCAGCTCGGCCGACTACACCTACGGCTACGGGAACGCGCTCGCGGACGGCGTCGTGCGCCCCGTCATCTTCCTCTCCTACAGCGGCAACATGCGCTGGCGCACCAAGGCCGGCGACGAGATCGCCGCCCGCCTCGGCGAGCCCATGACCAGGGATGCCATCGGCCAGGCCTGGCGCACCGCGCTCGCGCCGACCGGTGACTGGATCCCGAACGTGCTGCGCGCCGCCGACCAGCGGCTGACGGAGGTCCGTAAGGGCATCCCGGACGCCGGGGCGCTGGTGATCGCCACGGACCAGGACAGCGCCCGGGCGTACGCGAAGCTGATCAAGGAGATCACCGGGCACAAGGCCACCGTCGTGCTGTCGGACGAGGCGGCGGCGTCGAAGAAGATCGAGGAGTTCACGGACTCCGACGACCGGTGGATGGTGGCCGTCCGCATGGTCTCGGAGGGCGTGGACGTGCCGCGGCTGGCGGTCGGGGTGTACGCCACGACCATCTCGACACCGCTGTTCTTCGCGCAGGCCGTGGGCCGTTTCGTGCGGTCCCGCCGCCGGGGCGAGACGGCCTCGGTCTTCGTGCCGACCATCCCGATGCTGCTGGAATTCGCCAACGAGATGGAGGTCGAGCGCGACCACGTGCTCGACAAGCCGAAGAAGGACGGCGGCGACGAGGACATCTACGCCGAGGAGGACAAGCTCCTCGCCGAGGCCGAGCGCGAGCAGGATGAGGACACCGGCGAGGAGCAACTGCCCTTCGAGGCCCTCGAATCGGACGCGGTCTTCGACCGGGTGCTGTACGACGGCGCCGAGTTCGGCATGCAGGCGCACCCGGGCAGCGAGGAGGAGCAGGACTACCTCGGCATCCCGGGACTGCTGGAGCCGGACCAGGTGCAGATGCTGCTGCAGAAGCGCCAGGCCCGCCAGATCGCGCACAGCCGAAAGAAACCGGACGAAGAAGCGGACCTGCTGGAGCTGCCCGCCGAGCGCCGGCCCATCGTCACGCACAAGCAGTTGCTGGAGCTGCGCAAGCAGCTGAACACGCTGGTCGCCGCCTACAACCACCAGAGCGGAAAGCCGCACGGAGTGATCCACAACGAGCTGCGCCGGGTGTGCGGCGGCCCGCCGAGCGCGGAGGCGACGGCGGGGCAGCTCGGCGAGCGCATCAAGAAGATCCAGGAGTGGGCCACACGGATGCGGTGA
- a CDS encoding IclR family transcriptional regulator produces MTAETSQTLDRGLRVLKLLADTDHGLTVTELAARLGVNRTVVYRLLATLEQHALVRRDLGGRARVGLGVLRLAHQVHPLLREAALPALRSLAEDIGATAHLTLVDGTEALAVAVVEPSWTDYHVAYRTGFRHGLERGAAGRAILAGRGDHPYEPGQSLKEGRPGFVLTHGELEAGASGAAAPVLGVIGIEGSVGVVMLTDSVPERVGPRVVEAALEVADALR; encoded by the coding sequence GTGACCGCGGAGACATCCCAGACGCTCGACCGTGGGCTCAGAGTCCTCAAGCTGCTCGCCGACACCGACCACGGCCTCACCGTCACCGAGCTGGCGGCCAGGCTCGGCGTCAACCGCACGGTGGTCTACCGGCTGCTGGCCACCCTGGAGCAGCACGCCCTCGTACGCCGCGACCTCGGCGGCCGTGCCCGCGTAGGCCTCGGCGTCCTGCGGCTCGCCCACCAGGTCCACCCCCTGCTGCGCGAAGCGGCCCTCCCGGCCCTGCGCTCGCTCGCGGAGGACATCGGCGCCACCGCCCACCTCACCCTCGTGGACGGCACCGAAGCGCTCGCCGTGGCCGTCGTCGAGCCGAGCTGGACCGACTACCACGTCGCCTACCGCACCGGCTTCCGCCACGGCCTGGAGCGCGGCGCCGCCGGCCGCGCGATCCTCGCGGGCCGTGGCGACCACCCGTACGAGCCCGGCCAGTCCCTCAAGGAAGGACGGCCCGGCTTCGTCCTCACCCACGGCGAACTGGAGGCCGGCGCGAGCGGCGCGGCCGCCCCGGTCCTCGGCGTCATCGGGATAGAGGGCAGCGTCGGCGTCGTCATGCTCACCGACTCCGTACCCGAGCGGGTCGGCCCCCGGGTCGTCGAGGCGGCCCTGGAGGTCGCTGATGCGCTCCGCTGA
- a CDS encoding S16 family serine protease has product MPFSVPAALRSPRTRTLAVCAALVVALLAVAALAPLPVSIVEPGLTADVLGANKGTQVITITGTKVRKTSGQLRMTTIAATQPDADIHLNDVLDAWFATDRAAMPRDAVYPTGGTVKEIEKHNQAEMTQSQDAATAAALKHLGLSSSDVRVSLHLADVGGPSAGLMFTLGIVDKIDGNGSGGDLTAGRRIAGTGTITAAGAVGAVGGVSLKTQAARRDGATVFLVPKDECADAEAELPAGLRLVPVTTLDGAISALRALDGSGGKVPSC; this is encoded by the coding sequence ATGCCGTTCTCCGTCCCCGCAGCTCTCCGGAGCCCCCGGACCCGGACCCTCGCCGTCTGCGCCGCGCTGGTCGTCGCCCTGCTCGCGGTGGCGGCGCTGGCCCCGCTGCCGGTGTCGATCGTCGAGCCGGGCCTGACGGCCGACGTCCTCGGCGCCAACAAGGGCACCCAGGTGATCACCATCACCGGCACGAAGGTCCGCAAGACCTCCGGCCAGCTGCGGATGACCACGATCGCGGCCACCCAGCCCGACGCGGACATCCACCTGAACGATGTCCTCGACGCCTGGTTCGCCACCGACCGGGCCGCGATGCCGCGCGACGCGGTCTACCCGACGGGCGGGACCGTCAAGGAGATCGAGAAGCACAACCAGGCCGAGATGACCCAGTCCCAGGACGCCGCGACCGCCGCCGCCCTCAAGCACCTCGGGCTCTCCTCCTCCGACGTCAGGGTCAGCCTCCACCTCGCGGACGTCGGCGGCCCCAGCGCCGGCCTCATGTTCACCCTCGGCATCGTCGACAAGATCGACGGCAACGGCTCCGGCGGCGACCTCACGGCGGGCCGCCGGATCGCCGGTACGGGCACCATCACCGCCGCCGGCGCGGTCGGCGCGGTCGGCGGCGTCTCCCTCAAGACACAGGCCGCCAGGCGCGACGGCGCCACCGTTTTCCTGGTCCCCAAGGACGAGTGCGCCGACGCCGAGGCCGAGCTCCCGGCGGGGCTGCGGCTCGTGCCCGTCACGACCCTGGACGGGGCGATCAGCGCGCTGAGGGCACTGGACGGCAGCGGCGGCAAGGTGCCCAGCTGCTAG
- a CDS encoding Lrp/AsnC family transcriptional regulator yields the protein MGIDRLDGRLIRLLAEEPRIGMLEASRRLGVARGTVQARLDRLQAGGVIRGFGPQVDPAALGYPVTAFATLEIKQGQGADVRAHLATVPEVLELHTTTGHGDMLCRLVARSNADLQRVIDRVVGFDGIMRASTAIVMENPVPLRIIPLVEQAADDV from the coding sequence ATGGGCATCGATCGGCTGGACGGGCGACTGATCAGGCTCCTCGCCGAGGAGCCCCGCATCGGCATGCTGGAGGCCTCCCGCCGGCTCGGCGTCGCGCGCGGCACGGTGCAGGCACGGCTGGACCGGCTGCAGGCGGGCGGCGTGATCCGGGGCTTCGGTCCGCAGGTGGACCCGGCGGCGCTGGGCTATCCGGTCACGGCCTTCGCGACGCTGGAGATCAAGCAGGGGCAGGGGGCGGATGTACGGGCCCACCTGGCCACCGTGCCGGAGGTGCTGGAGCTCCATACGACGACAGGGCACGGCGACATGCTGTGCCGGCTGGTGGCGCGGTCCAACGCGGACCTTCAGCGGGTGATCGACCGGGTGGTGGGCTTCGACGGCATCATGCGCGCCTCCACGGCCATCGTCATGGAGAATCCGGTGCCGCTGCGGATCATCCCGCTGGTGGAGCAGGCCGCGGACGACGTCTGA
- the hppD gene encoding 4-hydroxyphenylpyruvate dioxygenase gives MTETAELRDPIDPFPVKGMDAVVFAVGNAKQAAHYYSTAFGMKRVAYCGPETGSRETASYVLESGGARFVFTSVIKPSTDWGRFLAAHVAAHGDGVIDLAIEVPDARAAYAHATAHGATGLTEPHELKDEHGHGHVVLATIATYGQTRHTLVERHDYDGPYLPGYVPAAPLVEPPVKRWFQAIDHCVGNVQLGKMNEWVAFYNRVMGFTNMKEFVGDDIATEYSALMSKVVADGTRKVKFPLNEPAIAKKKSQIDEYLEFYGGPGVQHIALATNDIVATVRAMRAAGVEFLDTPDSYYDTLGEWVGSTRVPVETLRELRILADRDEDGYLLQIFTKPVQDRPTVFFEMIERHGSMGFGKGNFKALFEAIEREQALRGNL, from the coding sequence ATGACTGAGACTGCTGAGCTTCGAGACCCCATCGACCCCTTCCCGGTCAAGGGAATGGACGCGGTCGTCTTCGCCGTCGGCAACGCCAAACAGGCCGCCCACTACTACTCGACCGCCTTCGGCATGAAGCGCGTCGCCTACTGCGGCCCCGAGACCGGCAGCCGCGAGACCGCCTCCTACGTCCTGGAGTCCGGCGGCGCCCGCTTCGTCTTCACCTCCGTCATCAAGCCCTCCACCGACTGGGGCCGTTTCCTCGCCGCCCACGTCGCCGCCCACGGCGACGGCGTCATCGACCTCGCCATCGAGGTCCCGGACGCCCGGGCCGCGTACGCCCACGCCACCGCCCACGGCGCCACCGGCCTCACCGAGCCGCACGAGCTCAAGGACGAGCACGGCCACGGCCATGTCGTCCTCGCCACCATCGCCACGTACGGCCAGACCCGGCACACGCTCGTCGAGCGCCACGACTACGACGGCCCCTACCTGCCGGGGTACGTGCCTGCCGCGCCGCTCGTCGAGCCGCCCGTGAAGCGGTGGTTCCAGGCCATCGACCACTGCGTCGGCAATGTGCAGCTCGGGAAGATGAACGAGTGGGTGGCCTTCTACAACCGCGTCATGGGCTTCACCAACATGAAGGAATTCGTCGGCGACGACATCGCCACCGAATACTCCGCGCTCATGTCCAAGGTCGTCGCCGACGGGACTCGGAAGGTGAAGTTCCCCCTCAACGAGCCCGCCATCGCCAAGAAGAAGTCCCAGATCGACGAGTACCTGGAGTTCTACGGCGGCCCCGGCGTCCAGCACATCGCCCTGGCGACCAACGACATCGTCGCGACCGTGCGCGCCATGCGCGCGGCCGGGGTCGAATTCCTCGACACCCCCGACTCGTACTACGACACCCTGGGGGAGTGGGTCGGCTCTACGCGCGTCCCCGTGGAGACTCTTCGCGAGCTCCGGATCCTCGCAGATCGGGACGAGGACGGCTATCTCCTGCAGATCTTCACCAAGCCTGTCCAGGATCGCCCGACAGTCTTCTTCGAAATGATCGAGCGACACGGTTCGATGGGCTTCGGCAAGGGCAACTTCAAAGCCCTGTTCGAAGCGATCGAGCGTGAGCAGGCGCTCCGCGGAAATCTCTGA